The proteins below come from a single Candidatus Methylomirabilota bacterium genomic window:
- a CDS encoding antitoxin Xre-like helix-turn-helix domain-containing protein, translating to MISTARLVQALGGQGVLRKRRATYEAIIDTARTGLPYAALETIATRFEIPQETLVRVLHLPPRTLARRKKARRLSADESDRLLRLARVAARAEEVLGSRERAGAWLRGTVRALGQVRPLDLLDTDLGAQQVERILGRIEHGVYS from the coding sequence ATGATCTCGACCGCGCGGCTCGTCCAGGCGCTGGGCGGCCAGGGCGTGCTCAGGAAGCGCCGGGCCACGTACGAGGCGATCATCGACACGGCCCGCACGGGACTCCCCTACGCGGCCCTCGAGACCATCGCCACCCGCTTCGAGATTCCCCAGGAGACCCTCGTCCGCGTCCTGCACCTGCCGCCCCGCACGCTGGCCCGGCGGAAGAAGGCGCGCCGGCTGAGCGCGGATGAGTCCGACCGGCTCCTGCGCCTGGCCCGGGTGGCGGCCCGGGCGGAAGAGGTGCTGGGCAGCCGGGAGCGGGCGGGCGCCTGGCTGCGCGGAACCGTCCGGGCGCTCGGCCAGGTCCGCCCCCTCGATCTGCTCGATACCGACCTCGGGGCGCAGCAGGTCGAGCGGATCCTCGGTCGCATCGAGCACGGCGTCTACAGCTGA
- a CDS encoding RES family NAD+ phosphorylase, whose protein sequence is MIRVWRITRARHAAFDGEGARRHGGRCTRPGIPVVYTSASLALAALEIFVNLERPQPPGDLVAIAADIPETLTISRLPPSELPANWRSYPAQEALAELGTRWARELKSAVLAVPSAVIPQELNYLLNPLHSRFKRIRVGAPEAFRFDARLRRG, encoded by the coding sequence CTGATCCGCGTCTGGCGGATCACGCGCGCCCGGCACGCGGCCTTCGACGGCGAAGGGGCCCGCCGTCACGGGGGCCGCTGTACCCGGCCGGGCATCCCGGTCGTCTACACCTCGGCGAGCCTGGCGCTGGCCGCCCTCGAGATCTTCGTCAATCTCGAGCGGCCGCAGCCGCCGGGCGACCTGGTCGCGATCGCGGCCGACATTCCCGAGACGCTGACCATCTCCCGGCTACCGCCGTCCGAGCTTCCGGCGAACTGGCGGAGCTACCCCGCGCAGGAGGCGCTCGCCGAACTCGGAACGCGCTGGGCGCGCGAGCTGAAAAGTGCGGTGCTCGCCGTGCCCTCGGCCGTCATCCCCCAGGAGCTGAACTACCTGCTCAATCCCCTGCACTCCCGCTTCAAACGCATCCGGGTAGGCGCCCCCGAGGCCTTCCGCTTCGATGCACGCCTGCGGCGCGGCTGA
- a CDS encoding TMAO reductase system protein TorT has translation MRRILTAWIGVAALALVAGAGLAAEEPIKRPPKPAKSYRIGVLEPNMAIPHFVAQAYGFVDEAEKLGAKVILYDAGEHKNVAKQVSQMEDLIANKVDAICIVPGTTATAVAQIDQALAAGIPVVNVNIMSDNPKVLGRIRSDDYELGRLQGEYIVKGLRGQGNVVMISGVSGNSAFILRAKGFKEYVAKHPGIKVLSEQWTPNATDKGLKLMEDWSQAFPKIDAVYSGGDRLTIGAVQALLAQGKKPGQVIVTTVDYNDDTEKLVREGWISAAMVQVPVTMGRWGIRVAILALEKKPIPDKLFTPIFVVTKETADQVDITAVRQPKGWRPPM, from the coding sequence ATGCGACGCATCCTGACGGCGTGGATCGGAGTGGCGGCGCTGGCGCTCGTGGCAGGCGCGGGGCTGGCGGCCGAGGAGCCCATCAAGCGCCCGCCCAAGCCGGCCAAGAGCTACCGCATCGGCGTGCTCGAGCCCAACATGGCCATCCCGCACTTCGTGGCCCAGGCCTACGGCTTCGTGGACGAGGCCGAGAAGCTCGGCGCCAAGGTCATCCTCTACGACGCGGGCGAGCACAAGAACGTGGCCAAGCAGGTCTCCCAGATGGAGGACCTGATCGCCAACAAGGTGGACGCCATCTGCATCGTGCCCGGCACGACGGCGACGGCGGTGGCCCAGATCGACCAGGCCCTCGCCGCGGGCATCCCCGTGGTCAACGTCAACATCATGAGCGACAACCCCAAGGTGCTCGGGCGCATCCGCTCCGACGACTACGAGCTGGGGCGCCTGCAGGGCGAGTACATCGTCAAGGGGCTCAGAGGGCAGGGCAACGTCGTCATGATCAGCGGTGTGAGCGGCAACAGCGCCTTCATCCTGCGCGCCAAGGGCTTCAAGGAGTACGTGGCCAAGCACCCCGGCATCAAGGTGCTCTCCGAGCAGTGGACGCCCAACGCCACCGACAAGGGCCTCAAGCTCATGGAGGACTGGAGCCAGGCCTTCCCCAAGATCGACGCCGTCTACTCGGGCGGCGACCGCCTGACCATCGGCGCCGTGCAGGCGCTCCTGGCCCAGGGCAAGAAGCCGGGGCAGGTGATCGTCACGACCGTGGACTACAACGACGACACCGAGAAGCTCGTGCGCGAGGGCTGGATCTCCGCGGCCATGGTGCAGGTGCCCGTCACCATGGGGCGCTGGGGCATCCGGGTGGCCATCCTCGCGCTGGAGAAGAAGCCGATCCCCGACAAGCTCTTCACGCCGATCTTCGTCGTCACCAAGGAGACCGCCGACCAGGTGGACATCACGGCGGTGCGCCAGCCGAAGGGGTGGCGGCCGCCGATGTGA